A genome region from Staphylococcus capitis subsp. capitis includes the following:
- the rsmG gene encoding 16S rRNA (guanine(527)-N(7))-methyltransferase RsmG — MSVEWLSKKLSEHGIELSETQKEQFQTYYQLLVEWNKKMNLTSITEEHVVYLKHFYDSITPSFYYDFDGELSICDVGAGAGFPSIPLKIVFPELKVTIVDSLNKRIQFLNHLAAELGLQDVSFVHDRAESYGKGAYRESYDIVTARAVARLTVLSELCLPLVKKGGQFIALKSSKGEEELQEANFAINILGGNVKETFSFELPEDAGERQMIVIDKRRQTSKKYPRKPGTPNKSPLLES; from the coding sequence CGCAAAAAGAACAATTCCAAACGTACTATCAATTACTTGTTGAGTGGAATAAAAAGATGAACTTAACAAGTATTACGGAAGAACATGTTGTATACTTAAAACACTTCTATGATTCAATTACACCTAGCTTCTATTATGACTTCGATGGAGAATTAAGCATTTGCGATGTTGGAGCTGGTGCAGGATTTCCAAGTATTCCTTTGAAAATAGTTTTTCCTGAATTGAAGGTAACGATTGTGGATTCACTTAATAAACGAATTCAATTTCTCAATCACTTAGCTGCAGAGTTAGGCCTCCAAGATGTCAGTTTTGTGCATGATCGTGCGGAATCTTATGGTAAGGGAGCCTACAGGGAGTCTTATGATATCGTTACAGCACGTGCTGTTGCACGTCTTACTGTATTGAGTGAATTGTGCTTACCTTTAGTAAAAAAAGGTGGCCAATTTATCGCACTTAAGTCATCTAAAGGCGAAGAGGAATTGCAAGAAGCGAACTTTGCTATTAATATTTTAGGTGGAAACGTGAAAGAAACATTTTCATTTGAATTGCCTGAGGATGCTGGTGAAAGACAAATGATAGTGATTGATAAACGTAGACAGACTTCTAAGAAATACCCAAGGAAACCAGGTACGCCAAACAAATCTCCACTACTTGAGAGCTAA